The nucleotide sequence CGGGCGGAAGCTCTGCAACAGGAGCTGCGCTGCGAATTAGTGGCAGTTGTGGGGCGCGATCGCGATCGCACAGCCGGATTTGCCGCAGGGTTTGAGGCTAAGGCGCTATCGGATTGCGAAGCGCTGTTGCGAGACTTCGATGTCGATTTAGTCTTTGTCAGCACCATTAATTGCCATCACGCCAGCATCGTCCGCCAACTGTTAGAGGCGGGCAAGCATGTGGTGGTGGAATATCCGATCGCCTTCGACCTGTCGGAGGCCAGGGATCTGATTGAGTTAGCCAAACGCCAACATCGGCTGCTGCATGTGGAGCATGTCGAACTGCTCAGTGGCATCCACCTCGCCCTCAAACGGGAACTCCCGGCTTTGGGCTCGATCCTGTACGCCAACTATGTCTCGGTCAAGGCCGCCCATCCCGCTCCCCAGCGATGGACCTACCAGCCGGATTTATTTGGTTTTCCTCTAGTCGGTGCCCTCTCTCGCATTCATCGCTTAGTCGATTTGCTCGGTGCTGTCGAACGGGTGTCTTGCCAATTGCGCTATCGCGGCCCCCATCTGCCCGATCGCTTTTCCAGTTGTGTGTGTTCGGCTCAACTGACGTTTTGCAGTGGGGCAGTGGCGGATGTGGTCTATGCCAAAGGCGAGTCTCTCTGGCGATCGCGCCGCACGATTGAACTTCACGGCGAGAGTGGGTCGCTTCAGTTGGGGGGGGAACAAAATGTGGCGATTGATGGCAATGGCGTCCGCAAGGTGGATATGGGCAGTCGGCGGGGCTTGTTTTACCGAGATACCCAGGCGGCGATCGACCATCTTCTAGGGGGGAAACCCCTTTACACGTCTGCGCTGGAGAGTTTGCGATCGCTTGAGGTGGCCCTAGCTGCCGAACAAGCTGCTGCCTCGCAGCAAACCGTTACGCTTCCCCTATAAATTCACTCACTGGCCTGCTGCACTCTCCAGCGATCGCCCTCGACTCGCCTGAATCGCTGCCCAAGTCCGCTGCACCGTTAAGTCTTCTAGCTCGACCGGCGTGGCATTCGGGTAAACGGGATCGTCTGCAATGGGCACCAGCAAAAGTTGCTCGGCCACCTGCGCCGTTGGCCGATAGGCTTCAATCTGCTCGAACGCCGACCACAGAATCGTCGGAATGGCAGCGGGACGGCCCGGAATAGCGCGCTCGAAGTAGATCGTGCGATCGGATTTCCACAGGTTGCAAGACTGGCAAAGGGGCTGTAGGTTAGCAGGTCGATTGGGACCGCCGCGACTGAGGGGAATAA is from Synechococcus sp. PCC 7336 and encodes:
- a CDS encoding Gfo/Idh/MocA family protein, yielding MRVGIVGTGYAARLRAEALQQELRCELVAVVGRDRDRTAGFAAGFEAKALSDCEALLRDFDVDLVFVSTINCHHASIVRQLLEAGKHVVVEYPIAFDLSEARDLIELAKRQHRLLHVEHVELLSGIHLALKRELPALGSILYANYVSVKAAHPAPQRWTYQPDLFGFPLVGALSRIHRLVDLLGAVERVSCQLRYRGPHLPDRFSSCVCSAQLTFCSGAVADVVYAKGESLWRSRRTIELHGESGSLQLGGEQNVAIDGNGVRKVDMGSRRGLFYRDTQAAIDHLLGGKPLYTSALESLRSLEVALAAEQAAASQQTVTLPL
- a CDS encoding HNH endonuclease is translated as MAYTCPRCRDTFLFQPQDCPTCASQQVRKHKHARARERRASYDTTHRVSEAEFWQLLRLYPCCPCCGVAWEQTEGAIARDHIIPLSRGGPNRPANLQPLCQSCNLWKSDRTIYFERAIPGRPAAIPTILWSAFEQIEAYRPTAQVAEQLLLVPIADDPVYPNATPVELEDLTVQRTWAAIQASRGRSLESAAGQ